Proteins encoded within one genomic window of Triticum aestivum cultivar Chinese Spring chromosome 2D, IWGSC CS RefSeq v2.1, whole genome shotgun sequence:
- the LOC123050022 gene encoding uncharacterized protein At4g15970: protein MAKPPRHTLTMPSAHPRGIPTRAIPRAAAALFFVTLVGVALPLAVLHRAAVSRHSLEDPWGRYPLPLFAVDDEESAQGDDDLDSEDLKLDRVLQKASMRDNTVILTTLNAAWASPGSVIDLFVDSFHSGVRTSSLLNHLVIIVFDGDAYRQCAKIHHYCFALGTEGVDFSEEKRFLTSGYLEMMWKRLDFLRLVLEKGYSFIFSDADIMWFRNPFPHFYPNGDLQIACDHYVGNATDLRNIANGGFNYVKSNERTIEFYSFWYSSRLRYPGYHDQDVFNAIKHDPYVADIGLEIKFLSTAYFGGFCEPSRDLNKVCTMHANCCIGLRSKIHDLRIMMEDWKNYLSLPPSLKRLLTLSWRVPQNCSLSSLN, encoded by the exons ATGGCGAAGCCTCCGCGCCACACCCTGACCATGCCGTCCGCCCACCCTCGGGGGATCCCGACACGCGCCATCCCGCGAGCCGCCGCGGCGCTCTTTTTTGTAACCCTCGTCGGCGTCGCCCTGCCCTTGGCCGTGCTGcaccgcgccgccgtctcgcggcACTCGCTTGAGGACCCGTGGGGGCGGTACCCGCTTCCCTTGTTCGCCGTAGACGACGAGGAGAGCGCCCAAGGTGATGATGATCTG GACAGTGAGGATCTCAaacttgaccgagttttgcagaagGCTTCAATGAGGGACAACACAGTTATATTGACTACACTTAATGCTGCATGGGCTTCTCCTGGCTCGGTGATAGATCTATTTGTTGATAGTTTTCACTCTGGTGTTAGAACAAGTTCACTCTTGAACCATCTAGTCATTATAGTATTTGATGGGGATGCGTACAGACAATGTGCCAAGATCCACCACTATTGCTTTGCTCTTGGAACTGAAGGTGTGGATTTTTCTGAAGAGAAGAGGTTCTTGACTTCTGGGTATTTGGAGATGATGTGGAAAAGACTAGATTTCTTGCGGCTGGTTCTTGAAAAGGGCTACAGCTTCATATTCTCG GATGCAGACATAATGTGGTTTCGCAATCCATTTCCTCACTTCTATCCTAATGGTGACCTTCAGATTGCTTGTGACCACTATGTTGGGAATGCAACAGACTTGAGAAACATTGCTAATGGAGGCTTCAATTATGTGAAATCGAATGAACGGACCATAGAGTTCTACAGTTTCTGGTACTCATCACGATTGAGATATCCTGGCTACCATGATCAGGATGTCTTCAATGCTATTAAGCATGATCCATATGTCGCAGACATTGGGCTGGAAATTAAGTTTTTAAGTACAGCATACTTTGGCGGATTCTGTGAACCAAGCAGAGATTTAAATAAGGTCTGCACTATGCACGCTAACTGTTGCATCGGTTTGCGGAGCAAGATTCATGATCTAAGGATTATGATGGAAGATTGGAAGAACTATTTGTCACTGCCTCCAAGCTTGAAAAGATTGTTGACATTGTCCTGGAGGGTGCCACAAAATTGCAG CCTTTCTTCGCTAAACTAA